The Methanosarcina acetivorans C2A genome includes the window AAGGGTAGGTTACAATGGGGTAATCACGGTTGAAGACTCAAAGACCATGGAGACCAGCCTTGATGTGGTTGAGGGGATGCAGTTTGACCGCGGCTTTGTCTCCCCATACATGGCACTCGATACTGAAAAAATGAACTGTGAATTCGAAGACCCCTATATCCTGATTACGGATAAGAAGATCAACAGCATGAAGCAGATCGTGCCCGTGCTTGAAAAGGTAGCTTCCGAAGGCCGGTCCCTATTGATTATTGCTGAGGACGTCGATGGGGATGCCCAGGCAGCTCTGATCCTTAATATCATCCGCGGATCCCTGAGGGTCTGCGCTGTAAAAGCTCCGGGCTTCGGAAACGAGAGAAAGGAGATGCTCGAAGACATTGCCGTCCTGACCGGCGGGCAGGTTATCAGTGAAGAGAAAGGCATGAAGCTTGAAGAATTCAGTGACTACATGCTCGGAAGTGCCAGGAAGGTCACAGTTGACAACAATAAAACCATAATCGTGGAGGGCAGGGGCGATAAGGAAAAGATTGAGGAGAGGGTCAGGATCATCGAAGCCCAGGTCAATATTGCCGAAGCCGACTACAGAAAGACCGAGCTTAAAAAGCGCCAGGCAAAGCTGGGAGGCGGTGTCGCGGTAATCAAAGTGGGAGCTGCAACCGAAACCGAGCTCAAGGAAAAGAAGATGAGAATTGATGATGCCCTGAACGCCACAAAAGCTGCAGTTGAAGAAGGTGTGGTTACGGGAGGAGGAGTCAGCCTCTTCCGGGCAGCTGCAACCCTAGATTCCCTCAGCCTTGGTGGTGACAGGCAGGTGGGCGTAAAGATCGTCCAGAGGTCCATAGAAGATCCTGTCCGCCAGATCGCTGCAAACGCGGGCAGAGAAGGCGCCGAGGTTGTGGCAACCATAAGAGCCGAGTCCAGCGAACGCTTCGGGTACAATGCAAAGAGAGATGTCTTTGAAGACCTTTTCGAAGCAGGTGTAATCGACCCGACAAAAGTGGTAAGAAGTGGGCTTCAGAACGCTGCCTCAATCGCAGGCATGGTGCTCACGACTGAAGCTCTTGTAACCGATTTTGATGAAGAAAAGGACGACAGGACAGCTGCAATAATTATCTGATTGCAGTATTTTTTTCTCTCTTTTTTTCTTCTTTTCTTTTCTTTTCCTCTTCTCTTCTTTTAATTTTTATTTTCATTTTTCTCTTCTCTTCTTTTAATTTTTATTTTCATTTTTCTCTTCTCTTCTTTTAATTTTTATTTTCATTTTTCTCTTATTTTTCTTTCTTTCCCTTCCTTTTCCTTTTTCCTGACTTCATTCTTCCTTTTCCCTAATCACCATAAGCCCCTTAACTTTCTCTTTTTCTCTGAAAAGAACTGAAAACCTTTTTCTGTTATTAGCGCAATATGTTCGTAAAAACATAACTCTCAATATTTATATCTGTAGATCTGTAGTCGAACTGTTATACTTCCAATAATTATTCGTAATCATTCTATTCTCTCTTATCATCAGGTTCATTACTAAAAACGCCCCCTGTCAGAAAGGTGAAAGTAAAGATGCTTGAAGTCTACTGTGATTCGTCCTATAATGAGGGTGAAGACTCCTACATCGGTTGTGTGGTGCTACGGGATGGTATGCAGCTCCACCAATCAACAACTAAAGTCCCGGGTCATCCTCAGAACAATCTTGAATGTGAACTTTCGGCCCTTAACTTTGCCATCTCTCTTGTCAGGACTTTTTCAGCAGGCGATACCGAAATAGTCGTCTATAACGATTCGACCGAAGCCGTAAAAGCTTTCCAGGGAAGGGTGAAGCAGGTAGAAAAGGAGTTTTCGGGGTCCAGACTCAGCTTCGAGTATATTCCCCGGGAGAAAATGAACCAGGCAGCTGCAGACAGCCTCTCTAAAAAGTTTCCTGTTTTTTTCTCGAGCACGTCCACATCCGAGGTGGAGTCTTTTTCGAGGCGGGAAGACGTTCTTTTAGATATTGCCCGGAATGGAAGCAACGTTTTTTATCTGGAAAAAGTTCCGGAAATGTCTACAAATAAAAAAACCTGCTATAGATTGATAGTTCGGACAATGGAAAAGATCCTTTCCGATGACATGATCTATCCGGTAAAAAAAGGAGGCCCTGGAACTCAGATAAAGGCTGCGGAACAGATTCGAAAAGACTTTTCAAACCCTGAAGTTCTTTCTTTTCTGAAATCAAAAGGTGTCAGGCTTGAAAACTCTTACTTCCTGCTCACGGACGAGACCTGGGGGCTTCGGGGTACGGACAGTCAGGCTTACTCCATTCTGCCCTCTTCCATTCCCCACAGGGTCATATGTGATGAAGTGGACAGGTCAGCCCAGAACCTTTTCAGAAGAGCCGAACGTTTCAGGTAATTATCCTACTCCGAAAACCCATTTCTTATAGCCCCTCTCTCCGGAATCCAACACCGGCGTTGTAAAAGTTGAAGTATTCCCTTTATATGTGTTATACAACCCTTAAACCCAAATTTAACTTCTGAGAATCCATGAAATCCATAGATTACAAAACACAGATTTTACTAGCAGTTTTCATAAGCTCTCTGCTCCTCGGAAATCTCCTTGGGAGTAAGCTAATTGAGATCTTCGGAATTGTAACCTCTGTCGGCTTATTCGGATATCCGGTTACTTTTCTTATTACGGATATAGTAGAAGAGGTTAGAGGAAAAGAAATAACAAAGATCTTCGTACATGCAGGCTTACTTTCACTCTTCATTGCCGTACTTTTCGTATTTGTAAGTACGGGCTTCCCCTCCTCTTCTCTGTATCCTCATAGTGAGGCTTATAATAGTGTTTTCTCAAACTCTCTGCGGATTATCCTGGCAAGTATGACCGCTTTTGTTATAAGCCAGTACCATGACCTCTGGGCTTTTAATTTCTGGAGGCAGAAGACAAATGGCAGATGCCTCTGGTTTAGGAACAATCTTTCAACAATTGTTTCCCAGCTGATTGACTCTATTGTTTTCACGTTTATCGCTTTCTATCACGCCACTCCCGAGCTTGGGGCAGTCCAGATTTTTTATATGATCGTGCCTCTCTGGGTCCTTAAAGTGGGTTTTGCTCTCCTTGATACTCCATTTGTATATCTTGGAGTCCGGTGGCTTGCTCCTGAAAGTATGGACGATGTCACCTATCTTGGAGAAAGCCTGGAGACAGGTCCGGTTAATGGTTAAAAAGAGGGGGTTCCTGAAACCAGCTTCAAAAGAGAAGGTTCCTGAAACCAGCTTTGATCCGGAAGTGACCCGGGGATACATTTTCGGGTCTTGAATCCCAATGCTTATGGATATCCCCGTCCTATACCTCTATATTAACGGGGGTGCTGATTATGGCAGACCATCCTGAGATAGAAATAGGGCAGGCAAGGATTGATATTCAAAGTAATGAAGAAAATTCCGAAAAGACTTATGAAAGAAAGACTGAAGAGCAGGAAAAGTCAGGTAAAGAACCCAATAAAGGAGTCCCCCCTGAAGAATTCTGTATCTCCTGTATGGATATTCCTGAGGAACAGCGTAAGGGCATGGTTCTGGAGATCCAGCAGGTAGCTGAAAGGCTTCTGAAGGCCCATAGGGTTATTAACGAACCTAGAGACCTTTTAAAGGGGGAGTGGTTCCTCAAACTGCAGAAGCCGAAGTTCGAAAAGAAACTGGTTCTTGCAAAATCCGGAGAGGAAGTCTTTATAGGTTTTTATAGCTATAAGGAAGAAACTCCTGTTCCCGATCCCAACTTCGTTTTGCTTTCTCAATACGGCGTCTGGTACCCGCAGAGAATAGAGGAAAAATTTGAAGAAACGGTTGCCTCCTTCTTTACGGGAGCTTATGGGGATTACGATTTTCTCAATATCGTCCCTGAAAACGTTGAAAAATTCCAGGCGTCTCAGCGTGATTTTGCAATAATGATTGAAGACCAGGGCTGGGACGGACAGGACGTGGAGGTAGTTGAAAAAATCATGCCGAAAGATTAAGTTTCTCTGAAAACTTATGTCTCGCTAAAAACTCATGTATATTTGAAACTCAAGTTTTTATAGAATCTATCCCATTCAGAGCGTTCGCTTTTTCTTTTCACCCTCTTCCGGGAATTTGTTTTTCTTTTCTGCTCTCTCATTTCTTATTCTTTGTTTTTCCCACAGAATATTTAAATATTGAAAGCATACGCAGTTTCAGGTACATACTCAGTGATAGTATTTACTCAACGATGGTACATATTTGACGATATTCCTTGCTTTTCCCTTGTGGCTTTTATAGTAATCGCTTTTCAGAAGGTCTTTTATGTTTTCGATAAATTCCGAATGCATCCTTTCAAAACAGTCCGAAGATATCCCTCCTTTCTATGTGATGGAAGTACTGGAAAGTGCCAAGGAGCTGGAAGCTCAGGGCAGGCATATAATCCACCTTGAGGTCGGAGAGCCTGATTTCCCTACTGCTCCCCATATATGTGAGGCTGCCTGTGCTGCTATTGGAAAGGGGCTTACAAAGTACACCCACAGCCAGGGGCTCCCTGCCCTCCGAGAGGCAATAGCTGAATCTTACTACCGGAAGTTTGGGGTTGACCTTGACCCTAATCAGGTTATCGTTACTTCGGGGACAAGCCCCGGGCTCCTGATGGTTTTTATGGCTTTGCTTGAAAAGAGGGACGAAGTAATCATGTCGAACCCTCACTATGCCTGCTATCCGAATTTCGTAAAATATCTGGGCGGGACCCCTGTTTTTGTCTATACAAGCGAGGCAAACGGCTTTGCCCTTGAACCGGAAACCGTAAGGCAGTGCCTGAGCCCTAACACCAAAGCCATTCTCATTAACAGCCCTTCAAATCCCGGAGGGCATGTTATGTCTCCAGATACTTTGCAGGGCCTTGCCGCAATAGCAGACGAAAAAGGAATTCCTGTCGTTTCGGACGAGATCTACCAGGGCCTGATCTACAGTGGAGAAGAACACAGCATCCTGGAATATACCAAAAATGCCTTTGTCCTGAACGGCTTTTCCAAACTTTATGCGATGACCGGCTGGAGGCTCGGTTATATTATCTGCCCTCCCGGATGTGTGCGTGCGATTCAGAAAATTCACCAGAACTTCTTTATCTGCGCTAACTCCTTTGTCCAGGAAGCAGGCATTGCAGCCCTCAAAGGTTCCCAGGAACATGTTGTCGAGATGGTCCAAATTTACAATATGCGTCGCCAGTACATGCTAAAAAGACTTCTAGGTATGGGGCTTGAAGTTCGAAAAGAGCCAATGGGAGCCTTTTATGTCCTTGCCGATGCTCGCAAGTTCGGCAACGATTCCCTTGAACTGAGCCGCAGTATTCTCAATGAAGCAGGCGTGGCAGTAACTCCCGGCGTAGATTTCGGAAACGGGGCAGAAGGCTACCTGCGCTTTTCCTATGCCAACAGCCTTGAAAACATTGCAGAGGGTATGGACCGTCTGGAGGCTTTTCTGGAAAAAGAACTTGATGGATGAGAACTCCGGAATTCGGAAGCCAGTTCTGCTAATTAATTTTTCTAATTTATTTGGC containing:
- the groL gene encoding chaperonin GroEL (60 kDa chaperone family; promotes refolding of misfolded polypeptides especially under stressful conditions; forms two stacked rings of heptamers to form a barrel-shaped 14mer; ends can be capped by GroES; misfolded proteins enter the barrel where they are refolded when GroES binds), translated to MASKQIMFDENARKTLLTGVDKVANTVKITLGPKGRYVVLDKSTKPVVTNDGVTIAKEIELHDKFENMGAKLVKEVASRTQDNTGDGTTTATLLAQSMIREGLKNISAGANPIEVKKGIEFATEKVVEYLKNKSVEVKGKDKIIQVATVSANNDEEIGNLITDAMERVGYNGVITVEDSKTMETSLDVVEGMQFDRGFVSPYMALDTEKMNCEFEDPYILITDKKINSMKQIVPVLEKVASEGRSLLIIAEDVDGDAQAALILNIIRGSLRVCAVKAPGFGNERKEMLEDIAVLTGGQVISEEKGMKLEEFSDYMLGSARKVTVDNNKTIIVEGRGDKEKIEERVRIIEAQVNIAEADYRKTELKKRQAKLGGGVAVIKVGAATETELKEKKMRIDDALNATKAAVEEGVVTGGGVSLFRAAATLDSLSLGGDRQVGVKIVQRSIEDPVRQIAANAGREGAEVVATIRAESSERFGYNAKRDVFEDLFEAGVIDPTKVVRSGLQNAASIAGMVLTTEALVTDFDEEKDDRTAAIII
- a CDS encoding pyridoxal phosphate-dependent aminotransferase; translated protein: MFSINSECILSKQSEDIPPFYVMEVLESAKELEAQGRHIIHLEVGEPDFPTAPHICEAACAAIGKGLTKYTHSQGLPALREAIAESYYRKFGVDLDPNQVIVTSGTSPGLLMVFMALLEKRDEVIMSNPHYACYPNFVKYLGGTPVFVYTSEANGFALEPETVRQCLSPNTKAILINSPSNPGGHVMSPDTLQGLAAIADEKGIPVVSDEIYQGLIYSGEEHSILEYTKNAFVLNGFSKLYAMTGWRLGYIICPPGCVRAIQKIHQNFFICANSFVQEAGIAALKGSQEHVVEMVQIYNMRRQYMLKRLLGMGLEVRKEPMGAFYVLADARKFGNDSLELSRSILNEAGVAVTPGVDFGNGAEGYLRFSYANSLENIAEGMDRLEAFLEKELDG
- a CDS encoding queuosine precursor transporter, yielding MKSIDYKTQILLAVFISSLLLGNLLGSKLIEIFGIVTSVGLFGYPVTFLITDIVEEVRGKEITKIFVHAGLLSLFIAVLFVFVSTGFPSSSLYPHSEAYNSVFSNSLRIILASMTAFVISQYHDLWAFNFWRQKTNGRCLWFRNNLSTIVSQLIDSIVFTFIAFYHATPELGAVQIFYMIVPLWVLKVGFALLDTPFVYLGVRWLAPESMDDVTYLGESLETGPVNG